CGAGCCGAAACGCTCGACAATCGACGCGCGCGGATGGCCATACCGGCCGGAACGGCTGACCTGGACACTTACCAGGTCCCCGTCGTCCGCTTCCTTCATCTCGGCCGGGTCGACATCCAGTTCGCGCTGCTTCCTGTCGATCGGCTCGAGATAGGGCGGGCGGTTGCCGTCCCGTTTTCTCAAGATGCCGAGAATGGCGCCCTGACGCTTTTCCAGGACTCGAATGACGCGGGCCACATGGTCAGCCTCCGGCCCGGTTTCAGCCTCCGTCAGCCGGATCAGCGCCCGGTCGCCGAGACCGGGCTGGGTGGCCTTGGTCTTGCCGGTCAGAACAAGGATCTTGGGCGGGTCGCCGGCCTCGTCGTCCCAGTCAACGGGCGTGCCCAGCAATTCGCCATCGCGGTCACGGGCCGCCAGATGAGCGACAAAAACCGGTGGCAGGTCGCCGGGCCGGATCATGCGCTTGTTGCGCTTTTCGATCAGGCCGTCATCGGCAAGGTCCTTGAGCATCTTCTTCAGGTGAATGCGCGCGCCGCCGATTATCCCGAAATGACGGGCAATCTCGCGCTTGCCGGCGCGGCCCGGATTGTCGGCGACAAAGGCGAGAATATCCTCTCGCGAGGGCATCTCACCTGGAACCTTGGCGTGTTTACGATTGCTGTGTTTGCGCGGCTTTATCCGTTTTGCGCTCAAGTGGCATCATCCCAGGGCACCTCTTCGGACGACGTATCCACCTTGGCCTTGGCGGTCTTCTTGGCGGTCGTCTTCTTGGCTGCCGTCTTTTTTGTGGCCGGCTTGTCTTCACCGTTGGCCGATTTCTTGGCTGCTGTCTTCTTTGCTGCAGGTTTCTTGGCCGCGGCTTTCTTCTTGGTGCCACCCTTGGCCGCCTTGGCAGCGATCAGCTCCAGCGCTTGTTCCAGCGTGACCGCCTTCGGGTCGCTGTCCTTTGGCAAGGTCGCATTGATCTTGCCGTGTTTGACATAAGGACCGTAGCGGCCGTCATAGACATTGACTGGCCCGCCTTCATCCGGATGTTCGCCGAGCTCCTTCAGCGGTGTTGCGGCCGCGCCGCGCCGACCGCCCCCCTTGGCCCGCTTTTCGGCCAACGCATCAACCGCGCGGTTGATGCCGACGGAGAAAACCTCGTCCGGGGAGGACAGGTTGGCATAGGTGCCTTCATGCAGGACAAACGGTCCGTAGCGGCCGATGCCGGCCGTGATCATCTTGCCGTCTTCCGGGTGCGGTCCGACTTCGCGCGGCAGCGAAAGAAGCTGCAGGGCCTTGTCCAGATCCATGTCGGCAGCCGACCAGCCCTTGGGAAGAGAAGACCGTTTCGGCTTGGCTTCTTCGCCGAGCTGCACATAGGGGCCGAACCGGCCCGTGCGCAATGAGACATCCAGACCGGTTTCCGGATCCTGACCGAGCACCTTCGGGCCGTCGTCCACACCGCCATCTTCGCCGCTCGGCTTGCCGAGTTGGCGGGTATATCCGCATTCCGGATAGTTGGAACAGCCGATGAAGGCGCCCCAGCGGCTGACTTTCAGGGACAGCTGGCCGCTGTCGCAGGACGGGCATTTGCGGGCGTCGGAGCCATCTTCCTTCGGTGGGAAAATATGCGGACCCAGCAGCTCGTTGAGTGCGTCGATGACTTCCGCGACCCGCAGGTCCTTGATTTCGTCGACCGCGCCGGAAAAGCCGGTCCAGAAATCGCGCAGCACGTCCAGCCAGGACAATTCGCCGGCGGAAATCTTGTCGAGCTGTTCTTCCAGACTGGCGGTAAAGTCGAATTCGACATAGCGCTGGAAGAAACTTTCCAGGAAGGCGATGACGATGCGGCCCTTGTCCAGCGGAACGAGCTGTTTCTTGTCGAGTTCGACATAGTCGCGGTCGCGCAGGGTCTGCAGCGTGGAGGCATAGGTGGAGGGCCGGCCGATGCCGAGCTCTTCCATTTTCTTCACCAGGCTGGCCTCGGTGTAGCGCGGCGGCGGCGTGGTGAAATGCTGGCTGGATTCGATCGGGTCCGACTTGCCGTCAACGGATGCCGCGGTCAAAGCCGCGCCCTGATCCACCGCAGGCAAGCGCTTGGAACTTTCATCTTCCTCGTCGTCGCGGCCTTCCTGGTAGAGCGCCAGGAAACCGTCGAACCGAACGACCGAGCCGGTCGCACGCAGATTGGCGCGTTTGCCGGACCCGTCAGCGAGGATTTCGATCGTCGTGCGTTCCAGAACCGCAGATTCCATCTGCGAGGCCATGGTCCGCTTCCAGATCAGCTCATAGAGTTTCGCCTGGTCGGGATCAAGGAAGCGGGCAACGTCCTTCGGGCGACGGGACAGATCGGTCGGCCGGATGGCTTCGTGCGCCTCCTGGGCGTTTTTCGCCTTTGACGAATAGGCGCGCGGCTTTTCCGGAACGTAGTTGTCACCGAAGTCCTGTGCAATGACGGAACGCGCGGCCGCAACGGCTTCACCTGCGATCTGGACACCATCGGTACGCATATAGGTGATGAGGCCGGAGGTTTCTCCGCCGATGGCGATGCCCTCATAGAGCTTCTGCGCGACCTGCATGGTGCGCGACGCGGCAAAGCCGAGCTTGCGGGAGGCTTCCTGCTGCAAGGTCGATGTGGTGAACGGCGCCGCCGGATTGCGCCTGGCAGGCTTGGAAGCAACACTGTCGACCTTGAAGCTGGCGCTTTCCAGCATGGTCTTGATGGTTGTGGCCTGGGCTTCGTCCTTGATGTCGAGGCGGCCGATCTTCTGGCCGTCGAAACCGGTCAGGCCGGCCTGGAACATGTCCCCGGCCGGCGTTTTCATGTTGGCAAAGATCGACCAGTATTCCTGAGGCGTGAAGGTCTCGATCTCCATTTCCCGGTCGCAGATCAGACGCAGCGCCACGGATTGCACGCGGCCTGCGGACCGGGCACCCGGCAGTTTGCGCCAGAGCACGGGCGAGAGCGTGAAGCCCACGAGGTAATCCAGGGCGCGGCGCGCCAGATAGGCATCAACCAAGGGCGCATCCAGCTGACGGGGATTGTCCATCGCCTCCAGGATCGCCTTCTTGGTGATCGCGTTGAACACGACCCGCTCAACCTGCTTGTCCTTCAGGACGCGTTTTTTCTGCAGGACTTCCAATACGTGCCAGGAAATGGCTTCCCCTTCGCGGTCGGGGTCAGTCGCGAGAATGAGACGGTCGGCTTCCTTCACCGCATTGGCGATTTCTGTCAGCCGCTTCTGGGACTTGCTGTCCACCTGCCAGCTCATCGCGAAATCGTCGTCGGGTTTGACCGATCCGTCCTTGGGCGGCAGATCGCGCACGTGCCCGTAAGAGGCCAGGACCGTATAGTCGGAGCCGAGATATTTGTTGATCGTCTTGGCTTTTGCCGGCGATTCCACAATGACGACGTTCATTCTTACCCAAATAATTTTTGCCGGAAACGGAGCCCCCGCCCGGTGGAGAAGGTGATCTTGGCGATGATCAGATGGCGCAGACGATCACGGATCAGGCGCCGCCTGTCAAATGGACCTTTGCGGCATCCGGGTCAAGCGGTCCGCTCCAGATACCGGTTATCCACTGAGAAACAAGTTAAAACTGTCCTTCAATAAAGAGCGGAGATTTTGTTGCCGGCATGCCGCTCAATCCGTCCGGCAAGCTCCAGTTCCAGCAAAACGATGTGGACGGAGCGCGCATCGCCATCGCTGAAGCGGATCAGTTCGTCAAGATCGACGGGGGTTGGTCCGAGGGCTTGCAGGATCTGGTCGCGGCATTCCTGATCCGGATCCGACAAGGTTTTCGCGTTCGTTGAAGCCTCTTTTCTGATCAATCTGGACGGATCCTGCCGGAATATTGGCAACTCCGGTTCAAGACGGTCCGACAGGGCCTCCAGCACATCTGCTGCCGAGGTGACCAGCAGGGCGCCTTGCCGGATCAGGCCATTGGCGCCTTCCGAGCGCGGATCGAGCGGAGATCCGGGGACGGCGAAGATCTCCCTGTTCTGCTCCAGGGCGTAACGGGCCGTGTGCAGGGAGCCGGAGGCCTTGGCAGCTTCGATCACGACCACGCCGAGAGAAACACCGGAGATCAGGCGGTTGCGCCGCGGGAAGTCTCGGCCACGGGGTTTCAGGCCGAAAGGCATTTCACTGATGGCCGCGCCGCCCGCATCAACAAGGTTTTTCAGCAAGCGGTCGTGCTCAGGCGGATAAAGGACATCAATGCCGCCGGCAAAAACGGCAATTGTGCCGGTCTGGATCGCAGCCTCATGGGCGGCTGCATCGATCCCGCGTGCCAGTCCCGAAGCAACGGCAAATCCTTCCCCGCCCAGTCCTCTTGCGAAAAGGGAGGCCAGTTTGCGTCCTGAAAGAGAAGCATTGCGCGCTCCGACGATGCCTATCATGCGCTCTCTGGAAAGCGCCGCGCCACCCAGCACCGACAAAAGCGGTGGAGGCGCATCGATGTGTCTGAGGTGTTGCGGATAATCCGGCTCATCCAAGGCAACAAGTCGGGCACCGAAGCGCCTGTGTGCTTCCAGTTCAGCTTTGGCGGCTTCTGGAGGGCAGATCCGGTAGCTTTTCCGGCCGCCACGCCGGGAGAGTTCCGGCAAGCGGTCCAGCGCTTCCCGTGCGCTTCCGCAATGGGACAAAAGGTCGACGAAGGTTCTGGGGCCAATGTTTTCCGACCGTATTAGCCGAAGCCAATCGATCCGTTCTGCCTCCGAGAGGCAGCTTGTTTTATCGTTGGCCGGGCCGCTCAAGCGCTCCCGTCACCCGGAGGGCTTGCTGCCTCCGGAGCCGGTTTGGACTTCGCGCCGATCTTGCTTTCCTGGCCCCGCAACAACCGGCCGATGTTCTCGTGATGCTTGACCCAGGCCAGCAGCGTGAGGAGCGCAAACATTTCAGCCATCTGGAACTGGTGGAACGCGAACCAGAGCAGAATAGGTGTCAGCAGGGTCATCGTCAGTGCGGAGAGGGAGGAATAGCGGAAGACGGCAGCCATCACGATCCAGATCGCGGCGGCGATCAGGAACACCGGCCAATAAAGCCCGAGCAGAATACCGAGATAGGTGGCGACTCCCTTGCCACCCTTGAACTTCAGCCAGATAGGGAAGAGGTGCCCGAGAAAGGCGCCGAGACCTGCAACGATTGCCATGTCCTGACCATAGGCGTAGCCGACGATCAGGACTGCGACCGTGCCCTTGAGGCCATCTCCCAGCAAGGTCGCCAGCGCAACGGACTTTTTGCCTGTCCGCAACACATTGGTGGTGCCGATATTGCCGGATCCGATCTTGCGAATATCTCCGAGCCCGGCCATGCGGGTAAAGATCAGGCCAAACGGGATAGAGCCCAGCAGGTAGCCGAAGACTATGGCCGCAAGATAGTAGGGCCAGGCGAATTCCCAGCTGATCGGATCAGGCAACCTCAGGCACTCCGGTGACATTTGTAAGAATTGTCATGGCAATGTACCGGCATGGGCGCATGGATCAAGAGAGGCAACAGGTGTTTTCCATCTCTTTAAAAATGCCGGCAGGCGAAAGACCCGTCAGCTTCACCTGGACAGCTTGTATTTCTCCGCCTCGACGACAAGCGATCCGAAGGGCAGGGAGATGCTGGCTCTCAGGGGCACGAGAAAGGGTTTGTCGCCGACGGGCGCCAGCCAGACTTCCATCGACTTGTTGGCGGCCAGCTGCTGAATGGTTTTTCGGTTGGGCCGATGTCCCGCGACAGGCTCATAGCGAACACCGCACACCAGCACGTCTCCCTTGAACCGGCCGTCAGCGGTCCGTGCGGAGCGGCGGGACTTGTATCGCATATGGACGTCGTAACGCTCCTTGCCGTCATAGATGCGCAGCGTCCTGTTGCAGCTTTCCTTTGCAAGCCCCTTGGGGGCCGGCAGCAGAGCGGCGCTCAAGGGGTCGAGGACGTCCTTGAGATGCGCGGAGGTGACCTTGATCCGCTCCTTCATCCGGTCCTGGGGCGGGTTGACCGCAACCTTGTCCACCTTGCCGGCTTTCATGTTCAGGGCAACCGTGCCGGTCTCGTCCTCGCTCTTGAGGTCAAGCGCATAACGGGCGGGGGCCAGCGACAGGTTCTTGACCTTGCCGCTGGATTTGACAGCTCCCTTGCCATCTGACACCAGCTTGCCGAAAGCCGCCGTCTGTCCGTTGGCGCTGAGAGAATAACCATCTTCGTCAGCATCCAGATTAAGGACACCGGAGCCGATCGGCAGGCTCAGCGCATAGAGTTTGTATTTCATGTAAAGGTCGGCGGCCGCCGCCGGGTTCCCCAGCAGGGACACCATCAAGGGCAAAATGAAAATCGAACGCATCTGGTTCATCCGCATTGTTCAAACACCCGACAGCTTGGCGACAATTGTGGCGCCAAGCAGGTCGGGGTTCAAAAAACCTTGCGAATGATCCGGCGGGACCCGGCTTCAACTATGCGAATAAACGGACCTGCCGGCCACAACGGTGCGCAGCACCCGGCCGGAGAACCGTGCATCTTCAAAGGGTGAATTCTTCGACCGGGAACGGATGGCGCTCTTTTCCAGGACCCAGGGCCGGTCAGGGTCAAAAACGGTGACATCCGCCGGAGCCCCCTTGGCAAGCCGGCCGGTTTCAAGCCCCAGCCGGTCCGCCGGACGGCAGGTCATCGTGGCCAGGAGCGTGACAAGGTCGACCTGCTCGGAATGATACAGCCGAAGCGCGGCCGCCAGCAGTGTTTCCAGTCCGATCGCACCGTCCTCGGCCTCCGCCCAGGGATGACGCTTGGTTTCCACGTCCTGCGGGTCATGGTTGGAACAGATGATGTCGATCGTGCCGTCGGCGACAGCGGCGATCATCGCCTGACGGTCGTCCTCATCGCGCAGCGGCGGCGACATCTTGAAGAAGGTGCGATAGGCCCCGATGTCGTTCTCGTTGTGGGTCAGGTGGTTGATCGAGACCCCGGCGGTGATGTCGAGACCTTTTGCCTTGCCGGCGCGCACCACATCAGCGCTGTCTGACGTCGAGATCAGGTTCGCGTGGTATTTGCCTTTCGACATGGCGACCAGGCGGAGATCCCGCTCCAGCATGATGATTTCAGCTTCCCGCGGCACGCCCGACAGGCCCTTCCAGCTGGCGTTCAGGCCGGCATTCATGACGCCGCCGGCAAGATCCGGGTCTTCCGTGTGGTGGATGATCAGCGCATCGAAATCCCGCGCATAGGTCATCATGCGCCGCATCACCTGGGCGTTCTTGACCGACCTGTGGCCATTGGTGAAGGCAACGGCACCGGCTTCCTTCAGAAGGCCGATCTCGCTCATCTCGTTGCCCTGCAGCCCCTTGGTCAGGGCCGCAAGCGGCAGGACGTTGACGCTTGCCGTGTCGCGGGCGCGCCGAAGGATGAAATCCACAAGGGCAGGATCGTCGATCACCGGATCGGTGTCCGGCATGGTGCAGATCGTGGTGATGCCGCCGGAGGCCGCAGCATCGGATGCGCTGGCAAGCGTCTCGCGATGCTCGGCGCCGGGTTCACCGACGGAGACACAGAAATCGATCAGGCCAGGGCAGGCGATAGCCCCCTTGCAGTCGACGATTTCCGCGCCGTAGGGGGCGCCCTGATTGGCCGCTTCAGGTCCCGCCGCAAGGATGGTGCCATCGGCAATGATCACCGATCCGGGCGCATCCAGGCCACGTGCCGGATCGATCACTCTGGCGTTGGAAAGGACCAGAGGTTTGGGTGTGTCGAGTGCCACGTTTTCTATCCTCTGGTCGGTCAGTTGTTCGGCAGGTTTGCAGCAAGCGCTTCGAGAACCGCCATGCGGACGGCAACGCCCATTTCCACCTGTTCGCGGATCAGGCTCTGAGCGCCATCCGCAATCGATGCGTCGATCTCGACACCGCGGTTCATGGGACCCGGGTGCATGACCAGGGCGTCGTCCTTGGCGTAGGACAGCTTCTCCGCGTCAAGGCCGAAATAGCGGTAATACTCGCGCACCGAGGGGACGAAGGCTCCGTTCATGCGTTCGCGTTGAAGCCGGAGCATCATGACAATGTCGGCGCCCTTCAGCCCCTCGCGCATGTTGTTGAAGACCTCGGCCCCCATCTGGCCAATGCCCGAGGGCAGCAGCGTTGACGGCGCAATGACCCGGACACGTGCACCAAGCGCATTGAGCAGGATGATGTTCGAGCGGGCAACGCGAGAATGTGCAATGTCGCCGCAGATCGCGACTGTCAGGCGGGCGATCTTGCCCTTGTGGCGCCGGATGGTCAGCGCATCGAGCAGGGCCTGGGTCGGGTGTTCATGCGGTCCGTCGCCGGCATTGACCACCGAACAGCTAACTTTCCGCGCCAGAAGATGCACGGCGCCGGCAGCGTGATGGCGCACCACGAGGAGGTCGGGGTGCATCGCATTCAGTGTAGCCGCCGTGTCGATCAGGGTCTCGCCCTTTTTGACGGAGGACTGGGACACGGCCATGTTCATGACATCCGCCCCGAGCCGCTTTCCGGCCAGCTCGAAGGAGCTTTGGGTGCGGGTGGAATTTTCGAAAAAGAGATTGATCTGGGTCCGGCCGGCCAGCACATGCTTGCGCTTGTGCACCTGGCGCGAAACTTCGACGGCCTCTTCGGCCCGGTCCAAAAGGCCCAGAATTTCGTGGGGGTGAAGGCCCTCAATGCCCAGCAAATGACGATGGGGATAGGGGCTGTCTCGATGGGGGTCTGTCGCGGTCATCGAGACCATTCCTATAGGGGGAATCGGATCGTTTCACAAGACGCGAAATGGCGTCATGCCCGCAGTCCACATCTCGGCTAAATATTTGAGCAACTGGACAAAAAATGACGGAGGTGCTTCAACGCTCTGTCAAACGAAAGCGGCGCCCCGAGAGGCGCCGCACAGGAAGGTCCCGCAACCCTTCCCGGAGAAGATCAGGTGCGAATCTCCGCCAGCACCTTGTCGTAATAGTCGCAAAGGTCCTGGACATTGCCGGTGGTCTGCAGCTTGGCAGCCTCCGTCTGCATCTCCTGGGTGATCTCCTGGAAACGGGTCGGGTCCTTCTGGGCGAAGGTCTGCAGTTCCGTCGCAACGTCGAGTGCCTTCTGCTGGACGCTCTCGATGGTGCAGGCATCGGCCAGCGCTGGAACGGTGAAACCGAGCATCAGTGCAAAGGCAAGCAGTGTCTTTTTCATATTTGGTCCTTGTCAGAAATTCAGTGACTGAAAACGGCGTCATTGTTTCGCCGAGAACGGTCCTTCGACAACTGACAATCGCCTATGCCTCTGAAATTGCTGACACTATCTGCCAAGAACGGGAAGCAGGACAGGCGTTCGGCGCCTTCGTGCGGGTCTCGGCACGGGGCTTGGGCTGCTAAGCCGGGTAACCAGCTCCTGCCAAAGGCAGGTGAACGTACGATCTCAGGTGAAAATCAAGAGCGCGAGTGGAATCGTTACCGTGGCCGCCAGGGTCTGCAGGGTGATGATTTCGGCCATCAGTTTGGCGTCGCCGCCCATCTGCCGGGCCAGCAGATAGGAATTGCTGGCACAGGGCACTGCGCTTGCGATGATCATCACCGCGAGGGCAGTGCCGGTGACACCAAAAAGGCTGCCGAAGCCGAAGGCCAGCAGCGGCATGAAGACTGGCCGCAGGAAGGTCCCCATGGTCAGGGCCGGGCCCGGGCGGCGCAGTGAACTCAGATCCAGTCCCGCTCCGACGCAGATGATGCCGATGGGCAGAGCTGCCCTGGAAAAGATCTCCAGCGTATCGTCGATCATCGAGGGCAGGGCGAGACCGCTAACATTCCAGACAACACCCGCGGCGATCGAAAGGATGAAGGGGTTGGTGTAGAGATCCCGCGCGATCTTGGCGCTGCTCGGCGCGGTGCCGCTGGCATAGCGCGACAGCACGAGGATACTGGCGATGTTCAGAACCGGGATCAGGAACACCATGGCAACGGCTAGCATTGCCAGTCCCGTGTCGCCGGCAACATTGTCGGCGATCGCCAGAGCGATCATGGCGTTCCAGCGCAAGGTGCCTTGAAAGATCGAGGTGTAACGGGTCGGGCCGATGCCCCAAATCTTCTCGATTGAGGTTCTGGCCGCCAAAAGGACGAGCGCCATCACCGAAATGGAAGCCAGCAGACCGCCCCCCATGTTGAGTGTCGGAAAACTGGAGAAATCCGCCAAGGCGATCGTGCGAAACAGAACGGCCGGGAACAATGCGTAAAAGGCCAGCTGTTCCACACCCCGCCATTGTTCACCGGTGATCAGGCCGGTGCGGGCGATCAGATAACCGGAGGCGATGACGAGGATCACCGGTACGAGGGCGGACAAGGTCGTCAGCATGAACGGGCTTTCGCGTTTGATGGAAACCAAACGTCTGCAGGCAGCTCAGGCGTCCGGGAAGGAATGCCGCCTTTTACGACGGAAACCGGTGGACGGAAAGGGGGGATTACCCCCCAAGAGCCCCGATATCCGGCGCTGACAGGTCCCCACGCAATATGGCACGCGTGCGCATCAGCGCAAAGCCGAGGAGGTTCGCGCCCCGCCACTTGGTCGGGTCGTTCACGTCAGGATTGGAGGCGCCCATGCCAATTCCCCAGACCCTGTCCCTCGGCGCGGCTTCAACAAGCACGTCATCCCCTGTTGCTTCGAGGATTGCGCGCAACTCCTCAGTCTGACCGAATTTTGCGACGTTGCCGCAGGTGACAAGG
This genomic interval from Labrenzia sp. VG12 contains the following:
- a CDS encoding dihydroorotase codes for the protein MALDTPKPLVLSNARVIDPARGLDAPGSVIIADGTILAAGPEAANQGAPYGAEIVDCKGAIACPGLIDFCVSVGEPGAEHRETLASASDAAASGGITTICTMPDTDPVIDDPALVDFILRRARDTASVNVLPLAALTKGLQGNEMSEIGLLKEAGAVAFTNGHRSVKNAQVMRRMMTYARDFDALIIHHTEDPDLAGGVMNAGLNASWKGLSGVPREAEIIMLERDLRLVAMSKGKYHANLISTSDSADVVRAGKAKGLDITAGVSINHLTHNENDIGAYRTFFKMSPPLRDEDDRQAMIAAVADGTIDIICSNHDPQDVETKRHPWAEAEDGAIGLETLLAAALRLYHSEQVDLVTLLATMTCRPADRLGLETGRLAKGAPADVTVFDPDRPWVLEKSAIRSRSKNSPFEDARFSGRVLRTVVAGRSVYSHS
- the dprA gene encoding DNA-processing protein DprA, with product MSGPANDKTSCLSEAERIDWLRLIRSENIGPRTFVDLLSHCGSAREALDRLPELSRRGGRKSYRICPPEAAKAELEAHRRFGARLVALDEPDYPQHLRHIDAPPPLLSVLGGAALSRERMIGIVGARNASLSGRKLASLFARGLGGEGFAVASGLARGIDAAAHEAAIQTGTIAVFAGGIDVLYPPEHDRLLKNLVDAGGAAISEMPFGLKPRGRDFPRRNRLISGVSLGVVVIEAAKASGSLHTARYALEQNREIFAVPGSPLDPRSEGANGLIRQGALLVTSAADVLEALSDRLEPELPIFRQDPSRLIRKEASTNAKTLSDPDQECRDQILQALGPTPVDLDELIRFSDGDARSVHIVLLELELAGRIERHAGNKISALY
- a CDS encoding aspartate carbamoyltransferase catalytic subunit, coding for MTATDPHRDSPYPHRHLLGIEGLHPHEILGLLDRAEEAVEVSRQVHKRKHVLAGRTQINLFFENSTRTQSSFELAGKRLGADVMNMAVSQSSVKKGETLIDTAATLNAMHPDLLVVRHHAAGAVHLLARKVSCSVVNAGDGPHEHPTQALLDALTIRRHKGKIARLTVAICGDIAHSRVARSNIILLNALGARVRVIAPSTLLPSGIGQMGAEVFNNMREGLKGADIVMMLRLQRERMNGAFVPSVREYYRYFGLDAEKLSYAKDDALVMHPGPMNRGVEIDASIADGAQSLIREQVEMGVAVRMAVLEALAANLPNN
- the topA gene encoding type I DNA topoisomerase translates to MNVVIVESPAKAKTINKYLGSDYTVLASYGHVRDLPPKDGSVKPDDDFAMSWQVDSKSQKRLTEIANAVKEADRLILATDPDREGEAISWHVLEVLQKKRVLKDKQVERVVFNAITKKAILEAMDNPRQLDAPLVDAYLARRALDYLVGFTLSPVLWRKLPGARSAGRVQSVALRLICDREMEIETFTPQEYWSIFANMKTPAGDMFQAGLTGFDGQKIGRLDIKDEAQATTIKTMLESASFKVDSVASKPARRNPAAPFTTSTLQQEASRKLGFAASRTMQVAQKLYEGIAIGGETSGLITYMRTDGVQIAGEAVAAARSVIAQDFGDNYVPEKPRAYSSKAKNAQEAHEAIRPTDLSRRPKDVARFLDPDQAKLYELIWKRTMASQMESAVLERTTIEILADGSGKRANLRATGSVVRFDGFLALYQEGRDDEEDESSKRLPAVDQGAALTAASVDGKSDPIESSQHFTTPPPRYTEASLVKKMEELGIGRPSTYASTLQTLRDRDYVELDKKQLVPLDKGRIVIAFLESFFQRYVEFDFTASLEEQLDKISAGELSWLDVLRDFWTGFSGAVDEIKDLRVAEVIDALNELLGPHIFPPKEDGSDARKCPSCDSGQLSLKVSRWGAFIGCSNYPECGYTRQLGKPSGEDGGVDDGPKVLGQDPETGLDVSLRTGRFGPYVQLGEEAKPKRSSLPKGWSAADMDLDKALQLLSLPREVGPHPEDGKMITAGIGRYGPFVLHEGTYANLSSPDEVFSVGINRAVDALAEKRAKGGGRRGAAATPLKELGEHPDEGGPVNVYDGRYGPYVKHGKINATLPKDSDPKAVTLEQALELIAAKAAKGGTKKKAAAKKPAAKKTAAKKSANGEDKPATKKTAAKKTTAKKTAKAKVDTSSEEVPWDDAT
- a CDS encoding DUF3108 domain-containing protein, whose protein sequence is MRSIFILPLMVSLLGNPAAAADLYMKYKLYALSLPIGSGVLNLDADEDGYSLSANGQTAAFGKLVSDGKGAVKSSGKVKNLSLAPARYALDLKSEDETGTVALNMKAGKVDKVAVNPPQDRMKERIKVTSAHLKDVLDPLSAALLPAPKGLAKESCNRTLRIYDGKERYDVHMRYKSRRSARTADGRFKGDVLVCGVRYEPVAGHRPNRKTIQQLAANKSMEVWLAPVGDKPFLVPLRASISLPFGSLVVEAEKYKLSR
- a CDS encoding AEC family transporter, with amino-acid sequence MLTTLSALVPVILVIASGYLIARTGLITGEQWRGVEQLAFYALFPAVLFRTIALADFSSFPTLNMGGGLLASISVMALVLLAARTSIEKIWGIGPTRYTSIFQGTLRWNAMIALAIADNVAGDTGLAMLAVAMVFLIPVLNIASILVLSRYASGTAPSSAKIARDLYTNPFILSIAAGVVWNVSGLALPSMIDDTLEIFSRAALPIGIICVGAGLDLSSLRRPGPALTMGTFLRPVFMPLLAFGFGSLFGVTGTALAVMIIASAVPCASNSYLLARQMGGDAKLMAEIITLQTLAATVTIPLALLIFT
- the plsY gene encoding glycerol-3-phosphate 1-O-acyltransferase PlsY, producing MPDPISWEFAWPYYLAAIVFGYLLGSIPFGLIFTRMAGLGDIRKIGSGNIGTTNVLRTGKKSVALATLLGDGLKGTVAVLIVGYAYGQDMAIVAGLGAFLGHLFPIWLKFKGGKGVATYLGILLGLYWPVFLIAAAIWIVMAAVFRYSSLSALTMTLLTPILLWFAFHQFQMAEMFALLTLLAWVKHHENIGRLLRGQESKIGAKSKPAPEAASPPGDGSA